Part of the Desulfolutivibrio sulfoxidireducens genome is shown below.
AATCCGGGGGCTCGGCCGGGATGTTCGGGAACGGCAGGCCAGCCGCCACCCGGGGAGCGCCGCCGGGGATGTCTGGGAGAAACGCTGTTTCGGCCGGTCAGCCGGTCAGGCCCGGAACCACCCCGCCCACCCTGGCCCGGTAGGCCCGGTAGGTCTCGCCGAACGTGGATTCCAGCCAAACCTCCTCGTGGCGGATGGCCAGGCGATAGACAAAGGCGGTGAAAAGCGGCGCGGTGAGCACCAAAAAGCCGCCGGCCAGAAGTGAGACCCCGGGGATGATGCACACCACCCAGGCCGCGTACATGGGATGGCGCAGCACGGCGTAGATGCCGCCCGTTTCCAGGCGGCTCGTGTCATAGGACTGGTACAGGCGCATGATGGCCGCCGCGTAGATGGCGATGCCCAGGAGCACAAGCGCGGTCCCGACGGGACGCACGGGCAGGTATTTGACGTAGGGCCGGGCCACAGCGGCAAAAAGCAGTTCGTCGTATAAAAAGGCCAGCTTGGTGTAGCACAGGGAGGCCCGGTACAGGGCCGTTCCCGCTCCCCATCGATTCATGGTTTGCCTCCGGTCCTTGATATGTGAAATTTATCACTATCAAAACCGGGACGTCAAGCCGTCGCGGCGGGGCACACCCGGCATCGTGTCGCGGTTTGTTAAGGCTGTCGCAACACAGGGTCTCCGGCCGCCTTCGGTGGGCCTTTCAGGCACACGAAGCCGGCACGGCGCGGCATGACGGGATTCCACCAAAACTCCCACTCACGCGCGGATGTCAGTCGTGGCGCGTAGTGGCAGGCCGGGCAGGGCCGTGATTTTGAAATCCTTGAGCGAGACCTGGCTCTCCCATTGCGGCAACCTGCCGCCGGGTCCCTCTATCCGCACGAGGGGAGGCACATGGTCCGCAAGTCCATTGATTTTGGCCCACAGTGTCGTATCACCCCAGAATTTGGGTGGCGTCTCGGCGGCAGCCACTGACCTGATAATCTCGCACGGTATTTCGCAACCGGCCCGGATCGCCGCGAGGGCAAGGCCTTCGAGCCTCCCCAAACCGGTCAGCGGGTCGGGTTGTTCCTGGAGCCATCGTGTTGCCGCCGCCGGAAGCCAGAGGAAAGGCGGATCGGCCATTTCCGACAATTCAGTGAGCAAAGCGGCATCCTGTGTTGCAAAGGCCGTGTCCACAACAGTTGCAAACCTGAATTGCTCGTCTGTGACGGGACGCCTTCCGGTATAAAGCGACGCAAATTGTTCAGGATGCAGTTGTCCGAGTCCATGGAATGGCTCGATCCCCGGGAATGCGTCAACACAGACGAGTTCCGCTTCCTTTTTTCCTGTATGAACTAGGCACGTGAGGATATGTGCAAGCATGGACTGGTCAAAAAGACACGCGTCGAACCACAGTACTATACGTCCACTGGATGCTGCTTCAATAAGCCTCTGATACTGATCGTGGAGTACTTTTAGAATGGAGTCCCGGTCCATACCTCCTGCGGTGAGCTCCTCCAAAAACAGCGCACGGGCGTTGAGAGTATTTTCACTTGGCCAACCCGGCTGCCGGGGACCATCATAGAGAATATCATGCCAGACGAAGATTTCTCCTGGAAGACCGGCCTTTGCCAAGCTTGCGCCCGCGATGTCGCCGCTCGTGATGTGCGTTATCATGCTCAACTCTCACAAAAAAACACAGGCTGTGTTTTTCCCTGCCCTCAACCCATACGCCGCCGCATCAAGACGAAGTCGGCCAAAGCCGGAAGGACCATGGCCCATCATAAAAAACACAGGATGTGTTTTTCCCTTCCCTCAACCCATGCGCCGCTGCAAAAGGACGAAGTCCGCCAAAGTCAGAAGGACCATGGCCCATCACAAAAAACACAGAATGTGTTTTTCCCTTCCCTCAACCCATGCGCCGCTGCAAAAGGACGAAGTCCGCCAAAGCCGGAAGGACCATGGCCCATCACAAAAAACACAGGATGTGTTTTTCCCTTCCCTCAACCCATGCGCCGCTGCAAAAGGACGAAGTCCGCCAAAGTCAGAAGGACCATGGCCTTTAAGACCGGCACGATGCGCGGGATGGCGCTGCGGTCGTGGCGGCCGCCGACAACGATGGTGGCCGGGTTGCCGTCCGTATCGACCGTGGCTTGGGGAAGACCGATGGAGGGAATGGGCTTGACCGCCGCCCGGACCACGATGGGCGCGCCGCACGAAATGCCGCCCAGGATGCCCCCGGCGTTGTTGGACACCGGGGGCGTCCCGGCCGGGACCAGGGGGTCGTTGTTCTCCGACCCGGTCATCCTGGCCGCCGCGAATCCCGACCCGATCTCCACGCCCTTGACCGCGCCCACACCCATAAGGGCAAAGGCCAGCCGGGCGTCCAGCTTGTCGAAAACCGGCTCCCCGAGCCCGGCGGGCACGCCCGTGGCCACCACCTCCACGACGCCGCCCAGGCTGTCCCCGGCGGCCACGGCCTCGCGCGCCCGGGCCGTAAACGCCGGGACGGCCTCGGCCGAGGCCGCGAAAAAGGGCCGGTCCCAGACCCTTTCCGGGTCCTCGACCGGGGACGCGATGCCGCCGAACTCCACAGTGTAGGCCGTCACGGCGATGCCGCAGGCGGCCAGAAGCTCCTGGGCCACGGCCCCGCCGGCCACCCGGCAGACCGTTTCCCGGGCCGAGGACCGGCCGCCGCCACGGTGGTCGCGCCGGCCGTACTTGGCCCGGTAGGCGATGTCCGCGTGGCCCGGCCGGAAAAGATTTTTCAGGGCGTCGTAGTCCGAAGAGCGCTGGCAGGTGTTTTCGATGCCAAACCCGATGGGCGTGCCCGTGGTCACACCCTCGAACACCCCGGAGAGCAGACGCACCAGGTCCGGCTCCTTGCGCGGGGTGGAGATCGGGCTCCCGCCGGGCTTTCGCCGGTCCAGCTCGCGCTGGATCATGGCCTCGTCAAGCGGGATGCCCGGCGGACAGCCGTCCACCACCCCGCCCAGAGCCGGGCCGTGGGATTCGCCGAAGGTGGTCAGCCGAAAAAGCCGTCCGAAGGTGTTGCCGCTCATATTCCTCATACCTCATCGGGGCTGCCGCCCCGAACCCCGCATCGGGGCGTCGCCCCGAACCCCGCCCGGGGGAAATCATTTCCCCCGGACCCCCTGATTTCCGGGCGGGCGTCCCGGTCGCGTCGCGCCCGGGACGCCCGCCCGGAAGCCAAGGGTACGGAGGGACTGGTCTCTCCCGAGCGCGGACGCGAAGCGCGCCGAAATTTTCGAAGGGGGGGTCCAGGGGGGAAACCTTTTAAAAAAGGTTTCCCCCCTGGCCTCGTCACACCGCCGTCAAAACCCCTGTTCCAGGGGCGGGTTGACCAGGCAGGGGCCGGCGCCGGCCATGTCGGCCGGGGGAACGTCCGCCGGGTCCAGGTGCACATGGCGGCCCCGGACGTGAAGCCTGCCCGTGCACAGCCAGTGCACGGCCTGGGGATAGATGCGATGCTCCAGGGCCAGGATGCGCGCCCCCAGAGCCTTGCCGTCGTCGTCGGCCAGGGCCGGCACCGCGGCCTGAATGACGATGGGCCCGTGGTCCATCTTCTCGTCCACGAAGTGCACGGTGCATCCGGAAATCTTCACCCCGTGCCGGGCCGCGTCGGGTTGGCCGTGCACCCCGGGAAAGCTCGGCAGAAGGGCCGGATGGATGTTCAGCATGCGCCCGGCAAAGGCCGAAACGATTTCCGGGCCGAGGATGCGCATGAACCCGGCCAGGACCACGACCCGGGCCCCGGACTTGGCGATGGCCGCCAGAAGCGCGGCGTCAAAGGCCTCGCGGCAGGGGTAGGCCCCATGTTCCACCACGGCCGTGGGGATGCCCCGCTTCGCGGCCCGGGTCAGGCCGAAGGCGTCGGCCCGGTTGGAGAGCACCAGCCGGATGTCCGCCTCGATGACCCCGGCCTGGACCTTGTCGATCATGGCCTGGAGGTTCGATCCGGACCCGGAGAGAAGCACGGCCACGGGCGTCTTCACGGCCGGATCTCATTTTCCCGCGCCGCATGGTCGGCGATGGCCCGGGCCAGGGCCGGGATCGTGAACTCCTCGGCCGAAACGTCCGGGGTGAAGCCGTAGTTCGCCAGGGTCCTGGCCGTGATCGGGCCGATGACCGCGCATTGGACCCCTGGGGTGAATTCCCGGAAGGTCTCGGGCGGAATCTTGGCGAAAAAGTTGTCCACGGTGGAGGAGGAGGTAAACGTCACGTAGCCGATCTCGCCGGCGCGCATGGCGTCGAGGATCTCCCCGGGGTCCTGGTCGGCGGGCCGGGTCTCGTAGACCGGCAGGACCGTGACCTCGGCCCCGGCCTCGGCCAGCTTTTCCGGAAGCACCTCCCGGGCCTGCCGCGCCCGGGGGATGAGCACCCGCTTTCCGGCCACGCCAAGCCCGAGAAGCCCCTCGACCACGGATTCAGCCACGAAGCGTTCGGGCACAAAGTCCGCGCGGATGCCGCGCTCGCCAAGGGCCTTTTCCGTGGCCGGGCCGATGGCCGCCACCCTGGCCTGGCCAAAGGTCCGGGCGTCCAGGCCCTCGGCTGCAAGGACGGCGAAAAAATGGGCCACCCCGTTGGCCGAGGTGAAAATCACCCAATCAAAGGACGCAAGCTCCCGGCCGGCCCGGCGCACCGGCGCGTCGTCGGCCAGGGGCGCGATGGCGATGGACGGAAACTCGTAACAGCAGGCCCCCTGGTCGGACAAAAGCCGCACCAGGTCGCTGGCCTGCTCCCGGCTTCTGGTGACCACCACGCCCTTGCCCAAAAGAGGCCTTTTTTCGAACCAGCCAAGCCGGTCCCGCAGCCTGACCACCTCGCCCACCACCAGAAGCGAGGGCGCGGCGAACCCGGCGGCCTGGGCCTTTTCGGCGATGCTCGCCAGATCGGCGGCCAGGGAACGGTGGCGGCATGTCGTGCCCCAGCGCACCAACGCGGCCGGGGTCGTGCCCGGACGGCCGGCGGCCATGAGGTTTCGGGCGATCTCGGGCAGGTTTTTGACCCCCATGAAAAAGACCAGGGTGGAGGCGCTTTTCGCCAGGGCATCCCAGTCGTGGGCGCTTCCGGGCTTGGTCGGGTCCTCGTGGCCGGTGATGAAGCTCACCGACGAGGCGTAGGCCCGATGCGTCAGGGGGATGCCGGCGTATGCCGGCGCGGCCACAGCCGAGGTCACTCCGGGCACCACCTCGAAGGAAACCCCGGCGTCGAGAAGCTCCTCGGCCTCCTCGGCCCCCCGGCCGAAGACGTAGGGGTCGCCGCCCTTGAGCCGGGCCACCACCTTGCCTTCCTTGGCCTTTTCCACCAGGAGTCTGTTGATCTGGTCCTGGGGCAAGGTGTGGTCCCCGCCCTTTTTCCCCACATAGTGGATCACCGCGTCGGGGCGGCAAAAATCCAGGAAGGACTTGTTGGCCAGATAGTCGTAGACCACCACGTCGGCCGTCTCCAGCACGGCCTTGGCCTTGAGCGTGAGCAGGCCCGGATCGCCGGGGCCGGCGCCGAGCAGATACACCTTGGGCATGACATTCCTTTGGGCCGAAAGGGGGATAATGGGCCGGAACCCTTGTCCCGGCCGGTTTTGTGTACCGGCTAACGGCCCGCCTGACAAGGACCGCCCGGCCGGGAAGGTTCTTTCCGGGACCGCCGGCGACCCCAGGCCGCCTCCTTTGACTTTCCCCCCTCTTTAAGGGCATAGAGGCTTGGCCGCGCGACGTGACGGACAACGGGCGAAAGCGCGTTCCCGCCGCGCGGTGAAGACCAGACACAACCGAGAAACCGGTTCCTCGTGGAGATGGAAAAGGCCCGGAGACGAAACACACATGTTCGGCCCGCGCCTGTGACGCCGCCCGCCATCCCCTGGCGGCCATGACCGTCCCCACCTTCCGGACCAATGCCCATGAGCACGCCTTCCGACCACCCCCCCGCTCCCGTGCTTGTTTCGCCCGGGAAAAAACGTCTGCGCCCAAGGCCCTGGGTGTTTGTGCTGCTCGGCCTGCTGTTGGCGGTGGGGGTCTTTGTCCTGCCCCAGGCCATAAACCTGTCCCTCGGCCAGCAAAGACTTAAAGAATACGCCGAACTGTCCCTGTCTCAGGCATTTGGACGCAAGGTGACCGTCAGCGGCGAGGCCCGCCTGACCTCCCTGCCCTGGATGTCCCTGCGCGTGGCCGATCTGGCCGTGGCCGACGCGCCGGGCTTCGGGCCGGAGCCCTTTTTGTCCGTGGGCCTGGTCACGGTGGACATCCGCATCCCGCCGCTGTTCTCCCGGACCATCATGCCCGGGGCCGTCACCCTGGCAAGCCCCACCCTGCGCCTCAAGCGCGACGCCTCGGACCGGGGCAACTGGGAGGATCTGCCCTTTTTCGCGCTCCAGGACCGGAGCGGCCCGGCCCTGGGAGCCCCGGACAACGGCGGCGGCCCCCACCGCGAGGATGCCCCTCCGGGGTGGGAGGTGGTCCCGCTGCCAAGCGGCATCCGCATCCAGGACGCCACCGTGCATTTCGAGGACCGCCGCCGGGGCTGGTCCGGGGCGTTGCGGCACTTCACCCTGGCCACGGGCCGGGGCGAACGCTTCGACTTTCACCTGTCTTTCGACGTCACCGGCCTTGACCCGGCTGTGGAGGCCCATATCAACGCCAAGGGCACGGCCGGTTTCGACCTGGAACGGCAAAGCCTGTCCCTGGAGGGGGCGCTGGTGGAATCGACGCTGTCCGTTCCTGGTGACGAGCGCTTCGCCGCATCCCCCACGGACGAGGCCTGGAGGGTGACGCTTCGAGCCCTGGTCGATTTCGATTCGGCCCAGGGGCGGCTCGCGGTACGCGACGTTACGGCCGCGTCCGCGGATGCCCAACTTACCGGCCGGCTCGAAATCCAAAACCTCATGGTCCGGCCCGAGGCCACGGCGGCCCTGGCCCTGCGCGGCCAGCTCGACGGACCACTAGGCCGGCTGATCGGGGTCGCCCCCCCCCCCGGCGGCGAGTACGACCCCATCCCGCCCCGGGAGCCCTCCGCGACGACGAACAAAATCCGTTCGTTCCTCGATTTTTCCTCCCACTCCCTGGGTGGAGGGAAAAAAAACCTACGCGAAGACTTGGCCCTGGACATGGAGATCACCGCCGGTCCGGACCGGGTCGCGGTCACGGCGCTTTCCCTGCGTTTTTTTTCGGCCATCGTGACCGGCCAGGGGGAATATCTGCCTGGCGAGCGCCCGCGCTTACGCGCCACCCTCTCTTCCGAGGCCGTGAATCTGGACCGCCTGCCCTGGCCCTCCGGCGGCCCGACCTGGGCGATCCCCACCGCCTTCCTCCAGGCCACGGACGGCCTCCTGCGCCTGGATGCCCGCGGCCTGACCGTGGGGGGCGTCGCCGTGACGGACGCCCATGCCACGGCGGCCATGGAAAACGGCCAGATCCGCCTTTACCCCGTCTCGGCCCTGACCCCGGGCGGAACCGTGGCGGCGGACCTGCGCGGCGAGGTCCGGGGACAGGCCCTGGACGTGACCGCCGAGGTCGAAATCATGAACATAGCGCCCAGGCCTGACGAGCCAAACAAAAAGATCAACGGCCAGTCCCTGCGGACCTCGGTCCTCGTCGCCAACGGCACGGTGGAGGCCCACGGGGTCAAGGGCAATATGTCCCTGACCAGCCCTGATCCCCTTGCGGCGGCAAAATCCCTTGGATTCGGCCGAGGCGGCGGCCCGGCCCAAAATCCCCTGGAAACGACGGCCAGGGCGGCCTTTGTCCTGGTCCCCGGCCGGGAACGGAGTTGGGAACGTCTGGAACTGTCGGGCCTGCGCGCCCACATCGGACCAGGCGAGATCGACGGCAAGCTGGTCGTCAAAAACACCCCGGTCCCGGCTGTGGACATGGACCTGCGGCTGCAAACCCTGGACCAGGACATCCTCGCCGCGCTCTCCGGGCTTGCCGGCCCTTCCGGCGACTCCCGGCCCCGGATGCCGCGGATTGACGCCAGCGGCAGGATATCCGTGGACAAGGCGGCCCTGCGCGGCGTCGAGGCCAAGAATCTGGTCGTCGAGGGAACAGCCTCCAGGGACCGGGTTGAGGCCTCCTCCATCAGCGCGGAGATGTTCGGCGGAAAGCTCTCCGGCCGGGTCGTGGCCGCGCTTGGGGACCAGACGAACAAGCTGACCGTGACCGCCGCCCTGACCGGCGCCGACGCCGCCGCGCTGACGGACAAGCTCCTGGCCGGCCCCTGCACCGTCACCGCCACCGCCGAAGGCGAGGGCCAGACCCTGGCGGACCTGCTTGCCGCCCTCAAGGGCCGCATTGAGGCTGAGCAAAACAAGGACCCCAAGGCCCGTAAGCCCGGGGAGGCGGCCTTCTCCAAAATCAAGGCCGACATCGGATTCAAGGGCCGCCCCGGCCGCCCCGAAAACGGCCCAACTGAAGCCCCCCTGTCCTATGACGTCACCTCGAATATCCTTCTGGCCGGACCGGGGACCCTGCGCGAGGTCAAGGCCGACGCCCAGACCGTGGCCGCCTTCGGCCAGGGTGGCGTGCTCTTCGGCCAGGGCAAGCTTTCCGGCACGGCCAGCCTCTTTTTGCCCGGCGAGAAAGGCGATCGGACCCTGCCCGTGACCTTCGCCACCGGCTTCACCATCGATCCGGCCAAGAAGGCTTTCGCCGCGCGCAACCTGACCCTGGAGGCGGCCGGAAGCAAGGGCGGCGGCAAGATCGAGAAAAAAGGTCCGGAAGAGGGCGGCAAGCTGTCCGGTTCCTTCGAATTTCCGGATATAAACCCCCGGGACGTCCTGCCGGCCCTGGGCCTGGCCACGCCGCCCCACACCGCCGAAGGCGACCTGCGCCACGGCAGGCTCTCCTTCCAGGTGGCCGAGACCGCGGGCGGGACGGAAATCAAGGGCATCGCCCTCAACCTCGACGACACCCAGGCCACGGGCTCGGTGCTTTTCCGAAACGGACTCGGCCGTCCAAAGATCGACCTGGACATCTCCCACCTGGACTGGGACCGCTATTTTCCGCCAAAAACCGGCGAGGTCAAACCCAAGGGCGAGGGACAGGACGATCCCCTCCCCCTGGCCAAAATCCGCGAATACGACGCCGAAGCCCGCATCCGCTTCGGGTGGCTCAAAAAGGGGAACGTCACCTGGAAGAACGGACACACGGCCCTCTCGGCCAGGGGCGGCGTCTTTTCCATTCGCCACGAGGCCGCCGACTTCTACGGCGGCCGGTTTCTGGCCGAACTCAAGGGCGACGCCCGGGACGTGGTGCTCAAAACCTCCCTGGACCTGCAGATCGACGGGTTCGACGCGGCCACCTTGCTTAAGGAATGGGCCGAGGGGGACGTGTTGGCCTCGGGCGGCACCACCTTTGTTTTGGCCATCAAGACCAATGGGCTCACGGAACGGGCCCTGCGCCGCAACATCTCCGGCAGCGCCCGCTTCCAGGTCACCCGGGGGGCGCTCAAGATCAGGGAACCCGGAAGCTCGCCCCCGGCCCAGGAACTTCCTCCGCAGACCCCGGCCGCGCAGACGGCGCCCGCCGCGCCGGCCGCAAAACCAGCCGAGCCCAAATTCGACCTGTTGCCCTTCTCCGTGCTCTCCTCGTCCTATACGGCCCGCGAGGGCGTGGCCGTCACCAGCGACTTCCTCATCGACGGCAAGGACATGCGGGTCACCGGCAGCGGCTCCGTGGATTTGCGCGACGAATCCATCGACCTGGCCGTGGTGGCCACCCTGGACAGCGGCAACAAGGTCCCGGCCACGGTCAAAGGCCCCCTGGAGGACCCCAAGCTGGAAATAGACCGCAACAAGCTGGTCGGCGACATGGTCTACCGCGTGCTGAAGGGCATCATCACCCTGCCGGCCAAGGCCCTGGGCAAAATCCTGTTCATCGACTGAACCCCGTGCCCGCCATGCCCCATGTCGCCACGCCCGTGA
Proteins encoded:
- a CDS encoding DUF1835 domain-containing protein — protein: MITHITSGDIAGASLAKAGLPGEIFVWHDILYDGPRQPGWPSENTLNARALFLEELTAGGMDRDSILKVLHDQYQRLIEAASSGRIVLWFDACLFDQSMLAHILTCLVHTGKKEAELVCVDAFPGIEPFHGLGQLHPEQFASLYTGRRPVTDEQFRFATVVDTAFATQDAALLTELSEMADPPFLWLPAAATRWLQEQPDPLTGLGRLEGLALAAIRAGCEIPCEIIRSVAAAETPPKFWGDTTLWAKINGLADHVPPLVRIEGPGGRLPQWESQVSLKDFKITALPGLPLRATTDIRA
- a CDS encoding AsmA family protein; this translates as MSTPSDHPPAPVLVSPGKKRLRPRPWVFVLLGLLLAVGVFVLPQAINLSLGQQRLKEYAELSLSQAFGRKVTVSGEARLTSLPWMSLRVADLAVADAPGFGPEPFLSVGLVTVDIRIPPLFSRTIMPGAVTLASPTLRLKRDASDRGNWEDLPFFALQDRSGPALGAPDNGGGPHREDAPPGWEVVPLPSGIRIQDATVHFEDRRRGWSGALRHFTLATGRGERFDFHLSFDVTGLDPAVEAHINAKGTAGFDLERQSLSLEGALVESTLSVPGDERFAASPTDEAWRVTLRALVDFDSAQGRLAVRDVTAASADAQLTGRLEIQNLMVRPEATAALALRGQLDGPLGRLIGVAPPPGGEYDPIPPREPSATTNKIRSFLDFSSHSLGGGKKNLREDLALDMEITAGPDRVAVTALSLRFFSAIVTGQGEYLPGERPRLRATLSSEAVNLDRLPWPSGGPTWAIPTAFLQATDGLLRLDARGLTVGGVAVTDAHATAAMENGQIRLYPVSALTPGGTVAADLRGEVRGQALDVTAEVEIMNIAPRPDEPNKKINGQSLRTSVLVANGTVEAHGVKGNMSLTSPDPLAAAKSLGFGRGGGPAQNPLETTARAAFVLVPGRERSWERLELSGLRAHIGPGEIDGKLVVKNTPVPAVDMDLRLQTLDQDILAALSGLAGPSGDSRPRMPRIDASGRISVDKAALRGVEAKNLVVEGTASRDRVEASSISAEMFGGKLSGRVVAALGDQTNKLTVTAALTGADAAALTDKLLAGPCTVTATAEGEGQTLADLLAALKGRIEAEQNKDPKARKPGEAAFSKIKADIGFKGRPGRPENGPTEAPLSYDVTSNILLAGPGTLREVKADAQTVAAFGQGGVLFGQGKLSGTASLFLPGEKGDRTLPVTFATGFTIDPAKKAFAARNLTLEAAGSKGGGKIEKKGPEEGGKLSGSFEFPDINPRDVLPALGLATPPHTAEGDLRHGRLSFQVAETAGGTEIKGIALNLDDTQATGSVLFRNGLGRPKIDLDISHLDWDRYFPPKTGEVKPKGEGQDDPLPLAKIREYDAEARIRFGWLKKGNVTWKNGHTALSARGGVFSIRHEAADFYGGRFLAELKGDARDVVLKTSLDLQIDGFDAATLLKEWAEGDVLASGGTTFVLAIKTNGLTERALRRNISGSARFQVTRGALKIREPGSSPPAQELPPQTPAAQTAPAAPAAKPAEPKFDLLPFSVLSSSYTAREGVAVTSDFLIDGKDMRVTGSGSVDLRDESIDLAVVATLDSGNKVPATVKGPLEDPKLEIDRNKLVGDMVYRVLKGIITLPAKALGKILFID
- the cobA gene encoding uroporphyrinogen-III C-methyltransferase, whose protein sequence is MPKVYLLGAGPGDPGLLTLKAKAVLETADVVVYDYLANKSFLDFCRPDAVIHYVGKKGGDHTLPQDQINRLLVEKAKEGKVVARLKGGDPYVFGRGAEEAEELLDAGVSFEVVPGVTSAVAAPAYAGIPLTHRAYASSVSFITGHEDPTKPGSAHDWDALAKSASTLVFFMGVKNLPEIARNLMAAGRPGTTPAALVRWGTTCRHRSLAADLASIAEKAQAAGFAAPSLLVVGEVVRLRDRLGWFEKRPLLGKGVVVTRSREQASDLVRLLSDQGACCYEFPSIAIAPLADDAPVRRAGRELASFDWVIFTSANGVAHFFAVLAAEGLDARTFGQARVAAIGPATEKALGERGIRADFVPERFVAESVVEGLLGLGVAGKRVLIPRARQAREVLPEKLAEAGAEVTVLPVYETRPADQDPGEILDAMRAGEIGYVTFTSSSTVDNFFAKIPPETFREFTPGVQCAVIGPITARTLANYGFTPDVSAEEFTIPALARAIADHAARENEIRP
- the aroC gene encoding chorismate synthase, with translation MSGNTFGRLFRLTTFGESHGPALGGVVDGCPPGIPLDEAMIQRELDRRKPGGSPISTPRKEPDLVRLLSGVFEGVTTGTPIGFGIENTCQRSSDYDALKNLFRPGHADIAYRAKYGRRDHRGGGRSSARETVCRVAGGAVAQELLAACGIAVTAYTVEFGGIASPVEDPERVWDRPFFAASAEAVPAFTARAREAVAAGDSLGGVVEVVATGVPAGLGEPVFDKLDARLAFALMGVGAVKGVEIGSGFAAARMTGSENNDPLVPAGTPPVSNNAGGILGGISCGAPIVVRAAVKPIPSIGLPQATVDTDGNPATIVVGGRHDRSAIPRIVPVLKAMVLLTLADFVLLQRRMG
- the purN gene encoding phosphoribosylglycinamide formyltransferase; its protein translation is MKTPVAVLLSGSGSNLQAMIDKVQAGVIEADIRLVLSNRADAFGLTRAAKRGIPTAVVEHGAYPCREAFDAALLAAIAKSGARVVVLAGFMRILGPEIVSAFAGRMLNIHPALLPSFPGVHGQPDAARHGVKISGCTVHFVDEKMDHGPIVIQAAVPALADDDGKALGARILALEHRIYPQAVHWLCTGRLHVRGRHVHLDPADVPPADMAGAGPCLVNPPLEQGF
- a CDS encoding methyltransferase family protein, translating into MNRWGAGTALYRASLCYTKLAFLYDELLFAAVARPYVKYLPVRPVGTALVLLGIAIYAAAIMRLYQSYDTSRLETGGIYAVLRHPMYAAWVVCIIPGVSLLAGGFLVLTAPLFTAFVYRLAIRHEEVWLESTFGETYRAYRARVGGVVPGLTG